The following are from one region of the Corylus avellana chromosome ca1, CavTom2PMs-1.0 genome:
- the LOC132190986 gene encoding ATP synthase subunit beta, mitochondrial: protein MASRKLLSSLIRSSARRSSSRSSISSPCPRLASPSPTSRASPYGYLLTRVAQYATSAAAASPPAPSSSPTGAGKSGKITDEFTGAGSIGQVCQVIGAVVDVRFQEGLPPILTALEVLDNSIRLVLEVAQHLGGNTVRTIAMDGTEGLVRGQRVLNTGSPITVPVGRATLGRIMNVIGEPIDERGELKTDHFLPIHREAPAFVEQATEQQILVTGIKVVDLLAPYQRGGKIGLFGGAGVGKTVLIMELINNVAKAHGGFSVFAGVGERTREGNDLYREMMESGVIKLGDKQAESKCALVYGQMNEPPGARARVGLTGLTVAEHFRDAEGQDVLLFIDNIFRFTQANSEVSALLGRIPSAVGYQPTLATDLGGLQERITTTKKGSITSVQAIYVPADDLTDPAPATTFAHLDATTVLSRQISELGIYPAVDPLDSTSRMLSPHILGEEHYNTARGVQKVLQNYKNLQDIIAILGMDELSEDDKLTVARARKIQKFLSQPFHVAEVFTGAPGKYVDLKEGVTSFQGVLDGKYDDLSEQSFYMVGGIEEVIAKAEKFAKESAA from the exons ATGGCTTCTCGAAAACTCTTATCCTCGCTGATCCGATCGTCGGCGCGGCGATCTTCTTCCAgatcgtcgatctcaagccctTGCCCTAGGCTCGCTTCCCCGTCGCCCACAAGCCGCGCGTCACCGTACGGCTACCTCCTGACGCGCGTGGCCCAGTACGCGACTTCGGCTGCGGCGGCCTCCCCGCCGGCCCCTTCGTCTTCGCCAACGGGAGCTGGGAAGAGCGGGAAGATCACCGACGAGTTCACCGGAGCGGGTTCGATCGGACAGGTGTGCCAGGTGATTGGTGCCGTGGTGGACGTGAGGTTCCAGGAAGGGCTTCCGCCGATCCTGACGGCGCTTGAGGTGCTGGACAACTCGATCCGGCTAGTGCTGGAGGTGGCGCAGCACTTGGGGGGGAACACTGTCCGCACCATCGCTATGGATGGGACCGAAGGGTTGGTCAGAGGGCAGCGCGTGCTCAACACCGGTTCTCCTATCACC GTTCCTGTTGGTAGAGCTACTCTTGGCCGTATCATGAATGTTATTGGAGAGCCTATCGACGAGAGGGGCGAACTCA AAACCGATCACTTTTTGCCCATTCATAGAGAAGCTCCAGCATTTGTTGAGCAGGCAACTGAACAACAAATCCTTGTTACTGGAATTAAG GTTGTTGATCTTCTTGCACCATACCAAAGAGGTGGTAAGATTGGGCTGTTTGGAGGTGCTGGTGTAGGAAAAACGGTGCTCATCATGGAACTTATAAACAATGTTGCCAAAGCTCATG GTGGTTTCTCTGTGTTTGCTGGTGTTGGAGAACGCACTCGAGAGGGCAATGACTTGTACAGGGAAATGATGGAGAGTGGTGTCATTAAGCTTGGTGATAAACAG GCTGAGAGCAAATGTGCTCTTGTCTATGGTCAAATGAATGAGCCCCCTGGTGCTCGTGCTCGTGTTGGTCTTACTGGTCTGACTGTGGCTGAACATTTCCGTGATGCCGAGGGGCAGGACGTGCTTCTTTTCATTGACAACATTTTCCGTTTTACCCAA GCTAACTCTGAGGTGTCTGCTTTGCTTGGGCGTATTCCATCTGCTGTCGGTTACCAGCCAACTTTGGCTACGGATCTTGGAGGCCTTCAAGAGCGTATTACAACCACCAAGAAAGGTTCCATTACTTCTGTCCAAGCTATCTATGTGCCTGCTGATGACTTGACAGATCCAGCTCCTGCTACAACCTTTGCTCACTTGGATGCCACAACTGTGTTGTCCCGACAG ATCTCCGAGCTTGGTATCTATCCTGCTGTTGATCCTTTAGATTCTACATCTCGTATGCTCTCTCCTCACATTTTGGGTGAGGAACACTACAATACCGCTCGTGGGGTACAGAAGGTTCTTCAGAACTACAAGAATCTGCAAGATATCATTGCTATTTTGGGAATGGATGAGCTTAGTGAAGATGACAAGCTAACTGTTGCCCGTGCACGTAAAATTCAGAAGTTCTTGAGCCAGCCTTTCCATGTTGCTGAAGTGTTCACTGGTGCTCCTGGCAAGTATGTGGATTTGAAAGAGGGCGTTACCAGCTTCCAG GGAGTGTTGGATGGAAAATACGATGACCTTTCAGAACAGTCGTTTTACATGGTTGGAGGGATTGAGGAGGTCATTGCCAAGGCAGAGAAGTTTGCCAAGGAGTCTGCAGCCTAG